One Paralysiella testudinis genomic window, CCTTCTTCCGTATCTTCAGCGTTATAACTAAAACCTTCGCTATATGGCCTGATTAGGCTGTGGCAGTACAAAATATCTTCAAGATTGATTTCTATAGTCAAAACAACCATATCCCTGTCTTGCGCATAAGAGTAGCCATAGTCGGGCAAGCTCATGTAGCTGTTTAACAAATCCATCTCAAGTAAGATAAAAGAAAGTCCGGCCTCCTTGGCTTGGCAGTAGCGGCTTTTGAGTGCAAAAGCATATTTCCCCTGAATATGCCGCTTTAAATATATTGTTTTTTGGGATGGGAAATGAATAGACAGGCGTTTTTGAACATGCCCATATAATCCTTTGATGTCTTCTTCGGCTTCATGCCATTGTTGAGGGGTGATGCGTTGATGCCATAAATTGACGTTATGATGCAAAGTCAAATCAGTGAATGCAGAGGATCCCAGAGATGCAACAATCCTATCAGTCTTATAAGGATAACGCCGTATATGTAATGCGTTATAAAGCAATGTACATAAAAAAATATAGCCAATAGATTTTTTACTATATTGAAATCCATGAAAAATATTTTCTGTATCGTCAGCACCAAGAGTCGTTATGCGTGTACTTCCACCAATACACGCCCTCAGTAATTGGCTGCTGATTGCATATTTATCTTCAGGCTTATTAAATATATCCTGCTGAAGTAATTGAGATTTATCCATACTTGTGACTTTGCTTGATTTTTTAATTTTTAAAAGGAAATAACCGGATATGCTACCTGAAATTGAACTGAAAGCGGAGGCTATAGGCCGGTTGCGCTTATCGCTGAAGCGGTCACTACTGTCGCTGAAACCGCCTGAAGGAGAGCCAAGCACCGAAGCCGGTATCCGGCTATCCGATATTTACCCACCGGAATGCTTACCGGCCATTGCGTACCGGGGGCGAGTGCTGTTTGCAGCTCGGGATTTTGATGACACATGTTATTTCGTACATCAACTTTATCTGCACGGCTATACCGCGTACGAATCTGCCGTATGGCCGGGTTCCGATGCCGAGTACTACCGTTCTTTGCGTGCCTGGCCGTATATTTGCGACTGTTTAAAGCGCAAAAAACCAGCAAAGCTTCACCGCTTTTGCCAATGGCAGCGCCTTAAAAATGCTGCTTGCAGAGGCTACGGTAAAATAAGCCGGAAAACCGTATAAAACGCTTTACAGAATACAAAAATCTTTGTTTGTAAGATTAAATGTAATGCATCTGCTACATC contains:
- a CDS encoding fibroblast growth factor, which codes for MLPEIELKAEAIGRLRLSLKRSLLSLKPPEGEPSTEAGIRLSDIYPPECLPAIAYRGRVLFAARDFDDTCYFVHQLYLHGYTAYESAVWPGSDAEYYRSLRAWPYICDCLKRKKPAKLHRFCQWQRLKNAACRGYGKISRKTV